The Coleofasciculus sp. FACHB-T130 genome contains the following window.
GAACCCAGAAATACCCATTTCCTTTGAGCCTGTTTTATCCCTCACAGGGTAACTTTATTGCCTTTGTGAGCAACCCAACCTCTGCTGATTTGTTGAGGAAAGCGATCGCATCTTTCCGTCGTCATGCGAAGTTCCCCTCCGAAGGTGCCGCCCTCCCCGAAAGGATTCCCGGCGTCGGCTGGTCGGATCAATGGTCTTTCTGGCAGCAAGGTTATCCCGGCATCATCGTCACAGACACCGCACCCTCCCGTTACCCCTACTATCACACTTCACAAGATACCCCCGATAAAATTGATTACGACCGTTTGGCGCGGGTGGTAGCGGGATTAGAGGGCGTTGTTGCAGACTTGGCGGGGAGTCAGTAATCAAGGTTATTTGCACGGCTTCAAGCGATCGCTCTTTCAGTCAAGCCTGCTGGAAGTGTCCCTATCCCCAGGCTTCAGCCTCTGGGCAGATTGCGCTGAAACTGCTCTACCAACTGGGCAAACTCCCGCACAGCTTTCTCAGACTGCTGTGCCGCAACCCAGCCAAAGTCATTGTGACCTGCCTCATCCACCCATAAAAAGCGCTTCGGTTCGTTAGCAGCCGCAAAAAGTTGCTCCCCGTGCCAAAAGGGAATCACTTCATCCCGTCTCCCGTGCATGACCAAGACTGGGCAACGCACCTTTTTTATCTTGTCGAGATTGCGGAACCGATCAAACGGCACAATCGGGATGCGCGTCAGCACTCGAAACGCTGTAATAAACGCACTTTCCACAATTAAACCCGCAAGCGGTTGACGAGAAGCCAAATCCACCGCTGGCCCACTTCCCACCGAACGCCCATAGGCAATAATTCGATTCGGTGGCACACCCAGCTGCTGAGTCAGATAAGTATAAGCAGCGTCGATATCCCAATAAGAATTGCGCTCGGTAGGCGTTCCCTGACTGGTTCCGTAGCCGCGATAATCGTAGGCGAAGACCGCAAAGCCCATGTCCCGCAAACCTTGACGCACCGATAGCACATCAAATAAGTCTTCGGCGTTACCGTGACTATATAAAATTGTGTAAGTGGCATTGGGATTAGGCAGATAGGCTGCCGAGATTTGCACGCCATCCGCTGTGGTTAGCTTGAGAATCTCGTTACTGTCCCGATAGCTGGACGGCTGGGGCACAAAAATCATCCTATCGGAAAAGAAATAGGCGTAGAAGCAAAGAAAAGCGTAGATGAAGATGGCAGAGCGCATAAGTCTTTTTACAGAAAATTCACCGAAAAGCAGGCGCTTAAGCTTTTTCTTATCCATAATGTTTCTGATATTACGGTTTGAAGCTGTAAACTTAATGGCTGGTTAAAGCTATTTGAGCGCGTATTTGAGGAAGGAAGTGCAATGGCTCTGGAATATCCTGAAGACCTAAAATATCTGGATTCTCACGAGTATGTGCGACTGGAGGGTGAAATTGCCACAATTGGCATCAGCGCCTTTGCAATCGATCAGCTGGGCGATATTGTATTTCTGGATTTGCCAGAAATCGGCGACGCCCTCTCAAAGGGAGAGAGTTTTGGGACAATTGAATCGGTGAAAGCCGTTGAAGATATGTATGCCCCAGTCAGCGGAACCGTTATAGAACGCAATACTGCCATCGTGGAAGCTCCGGAACACGTGGCGGAAGATCCTTACGGCGAAGGATGGTTTTTAAAAGTTCGGATTAACGACCCTGATGAGCTGGATGAAGCTTTATCGGCGGATGAGTATCGTTCGCAGGTGGAAGGAGAGTAGCTCGGGACTTACCCACTGCAAGCTTGAAACCTAGATCCCCCTACTACCCCGATAAATTCGGGGGAATCGGAAAAGTCCCCCAACGCATTGGGGGATTTCGGGGGATCTCTGCGTAAGTCCTATTGGTAATTCCTTCCAAAATCTAAAATCTAAAATCGCGGTAACTTCGAGACGCGGCAAATCGGTGTTTCTACAGCGCCTGACCCCGAAAAATTATTGCAAAATATGAAATAGTCGCGTCTGGAGAGCAACCTGTGGTAATTTCTATCCCTCATACCGAGTCTAGCCGTCAGCATCTGCTAGAAGAAATGGGAGAGCCGATTTCTTTTGTACAGAGACATATCGGCCCTAGCCCGGATGAAGTCCAGCAAATGCTTGAGGTATTGGGGATCTCGACCCTAGATGCCTTAATCGACCAAACGATACCGCAGGCAATCCGGCGATCGCGTTCTCTGAATGGAGCAACTCCGAAAACAGATTCGCTCCAGCTTCCCCCAGCCCAGAGTGAGTACGCAGCGCTGAGTCGATTGAAAGCGATCGCTTCCAAAAATCAGGTGTTTCGCTCATTGATTGGCATGGGTTATTCCGGCTGCATTACCCCGCCAGTCATTCAACGGAATATTTTAGAAAACCCCGGCTGGTACACCGCCTACACCCCCTATCAGCCAGAAATTGCCCAAGGGCGGCTAGAGGCACTGCTGAATTTCCAGACAATGATTATTGACTTGACAGGTCTGGAAATTGCCAATGCTTCCTTACTCGATGAAGCAACCGCAGCCGCAGAAGCGATGACGATGAGTTATAGCCTCTGTAAAACCAAGGCAAACGCCTTTTTTGTCTCCAGCGCCTGCCATCCCCAAACGATCGAAGTATTGCAAACACGGGCGAGACCGCTGGGCATTAAGGTTATTGTCGGCACTCATCAGAACTTTGATTTTGAGCAAGCAATTTTTGGGGCAATCCTGCAATATCCTGCCACGGATGGCACGATATACGATTATCGGAGTTTTGTAGAAAAAGCTCATGCAGCGGGTGCTTTAGTCACCGTGGCAGCAGATCCCTTAAGCCTAACTTTGCTGACACCACCGGGAGAATTTGGCGCAGATATTGCGGTAGGAAGCACTCAGCGGTTTGGAATCCCCCTCGGATACGGGGGACCTCATGCAGCCTACTTTGCCACCAAGGAAGAGTATAAGCGGCAGGTGCCGGGGCGGATCGTCGGAGTCTCCAAGGATGCTAACGGCAAGCCAGCGCTGCGTTTAGCTTTGCAAACCCGCGAACAGCATATCCGGCGTGATAAAGCGACCAGTAATATTTGTACCGCGCAAGTTCTCCTGGCGGTGATGGCGAGTATGTATGCCGTTTACCACGGGTCAGCGGGACTGAAAAAAATTGCCCAGAATATTCATCAGCTAACGGGAATTCTGGCGTCAGGATTGAAGCGGCTGGGGTACGGCATCGGTGCAGAGCAATTTTTTGATACGTTGCGGGTTGAATTACGCGATCGCACTCTCGAAGACATTCTCGCAGATGCCCAAGCTCGTCAGATTAATCTGCGGATTCTGGATGGAAATACTGTCGGAATCAGCTTGGACGAAACCACGACCGTACAGGACTTGCAAGACCTATTTGAAATTTTCGCCGGGACGCATGAGTTGCCCTTTACGGTGGAAGAGTTGGGTAAGGGCATAACCCCGTCCCTAAAAGAGGGTCCCTTTGCCCGTAAAAGCAGCTATTTAACTCATCCAGTCTTTAACCGCTATCACTCGGAAACCGAGTTATTGCGCTACTTGTACCGTCTACAGGCAAAAGACTTGTCGCTGACAACTTCCATGATTCCCTTGGGTTCATGCACGATGAAGCTGAATGCGACTGCGGAAATGATCCCGGTAACGTGGGCAGAATTTGGCAAAATTCATCCTTTTGCCCCCCATTCGCAAACGCGGGGTTATCAAATTCTGTTCCAGCAGCTTGAAGCGTGGTTAGCTGAAATCACCGGCTTTGCGGGCATTTCTCTGCAACCAAATGCCGGATCTCAAGGCGAATATGCGGGACTGTTAGTGATTCGTCAGTATCACGAAAGTCGCGGGGAAGAACATCGGAATGTCTGTCTGATTCCCCAATCAGCCCACGGGACAAATCCTGCCAGTGCGGTAATGTGTGGGATGAAAGTGGTCGCGATCGCTTGCGACGATCGAGGCAATATTGATGTGGACGATCTCAAAGCGAAAGCTGAGAAGCATCGCAATGAACTCGCCGCTTTGATGGTGACATATCCTTCGACTCACGGCGTTTTTGAGGAACCGATTAAAGAAATCTGCAATATCATCCACGCCAACGGCGGACAAGTTTACATGGACGGGGCGAATATGAACGCCCAAGTCGGTTTGTGCCGTCCGGGAGACTTTGGGGCAGATGTTTGTCACTTAAACCTGCACAAAACCTTCTGTATCCCCCACGGCGGCGGTGGGCCAGGAATGGGGCCAATTGGGGTAATGCCGCATCTCGTGCCATTTTTACCGGGGCACTCGGTTGTCCCAACTGGCGGCGAACAAGGCATCGGTGCCGTTGCAGCCGCACCTTGGGGGAGTGCAAGCATCCTCCCCATTTCTTGGATGTACATCGCCATGATGGGGTCGGCAGGCTTAACAGAAGCGACAAAAGTAGCGATTCTCAATGCCAACTATATTGCCCGTCGCTTAGAAACTTTCTATCCCGTTTTGTAC
Protein-coding sequences here:
- a CDS encoding alpha/beta hydrolase, yielding MDKKKLKRLLFGEFSVKRLMRSAIFIYAFLCFYAYFFSDRMIFVPQPSSYRDSNEILKLTTADGVQISAAYLPNPNATYTILYSHGNAEDLFDVLSVRQGLRDMGFAVFAYDYRGYGTSQGTPTERNSYWDIDAAYTYLTQQLGVPPNRIIAYGRSVGSGPAVDLASRQPLAGLIVESAFITAFRVLTRIPIVPFDRFRNLDKIKKVRCPVLVMHGRRDEVIPFWHGEQLFAAANEPKRFLWVDEAGHNDFGWVAAQQSEKAVREFAQLVEQFQRNLPRG
- the gcvP gene encoding aminomethyl-transferring glycine dehydrogenase encodes the protein MVISIPHTESSRQHLLEEMGEPISFVQRHIGPSPDEVQQMLEVLGISTLDALIDQTIPQAIRRSRSLNGATPKTDSLQLPPAQSEYAALSRLKAIASKNQVFRSLIGMGYSGCITPPVIQRNILENPGWYTAYTPYQPEIAQGRLEALLNFQTMIIDLTGLEIANASLLDEATAAAEAMTMSYSLCKTKANAFFVSSACHPQTIEVLQTRARPLGIKVIVGTHQNFDFEQAIFGAILQYPATDGTIYDYRSFVEKAHAAGALVTVAADPLSLTLLTPPGEFGADIAVGSTQRFGIPLGYGGPHAAYFATKEEYKRQVPGRIVGVSKDANGKPALRLALQTREQHIRRDKATSNICTAQVLLAVMASMYAVYHGSAGLKKIAQNIHQLTGILASGLKRLGYGIGAEQFFDTLRVELRDRTLEDILADAQARQINLRILDGNTVGISLDETTTVQDLQDLFEIFAGTHELPFTVEELGKGITPSLKEGPFARKSSYLTHPVFNRYHSETELLRYLYRLQAKDLSLTTSMIPLGSCTMKLNATAEMIPVTWAEFGKIHPFAPHSQTRGYQILFQQLEAWLAEITGFAGISLQPNAGSQGEYAGLLVIRQYHESRGEEHRNVCLIPQSAHGTNPASAVMCGMKVVAIACDDRGNIDVDDLKAKAEKHRNELAALMVTYPSTHGVFEEPIKEICNIIHANGGQVYMDGANMNAQVGLCRPGDFGADVCHLNLHKTFCIPHGGGGPGMGPIGVMPHLVPFLPGHSVVPTGGEQGIGAVAAAPWGSASILPISWMYIAMMGSAGLTEATKVAILNANYIARRLETFYPVLYKGQNGLVAHECILDLRSLKKSAGIEVDDIAKRLMDYGFHAPTVSWPVAGTVMVEPTESESKEELDRFCDAMISIRQEIAEIESGKMDAQDNVLKNAPHTAEALMTSEWNHPYSREQAAYPAPWTREHKFWPTVGRIDNAFGDRNFVCACLPMEAYSQG
- the gcvH gene encoding glycine cleavage system protein GcvH encodes the protein MALEYPEDLKYLDSHEYVRLEGEIATIGISAFAIDQLGDIVFLDLPEIGDALSKGESFGTIESVKAVEDMYAPVSGTVIERNTAIVEAPEHVAEDPYGEGWFLKVRINDPDELDEALSADEYRSQVEGE